The Aeromicrobium sp. Leaf245 genome includes a region encoding these proteins:
- a CDS encoding universal stress protein — translation MTSTVVVAYSPDEYGEAALEAGAEEAGRRGVPLVVVNATRGDAYVDPHFADADTVARLRERLGEVEVLQEVVSDVGGEVVRVAEERDAELVVVGIRHRSPVGKALMGSVSQRILLDARCPVLAVKPRD, via the coding sequence ATGACGTCGACCGTGGTGGTGGCCTACAGCCCGGACGAGTACGGCGAGGCGGCCCTCGAGGCCGGCGCCGAGGAGGCGGGACGGCGAGGTGTCCCCTTGGTCGTCGTCAACGCGACGCGGGGCGACGCCTACGTCGACCCGCACTTCGCCGACGCCGACACCGTCGCCCGCCTGCGGGAGCGGCTGGGCGAGGTCGAGGTGCTCCAGGAGGTCGTCTCCGACGTCGGGGGCGAGGTGGTCCGCGTCGCCGAGGAGCGCGACGCCGAGCTCGTGGTGGTCGGGATCCGGCACCGCTCGCCCGTCGGCAAGGCCCTCATGGGCAGCGTGTCGCAGCGGATCCTGCTCGACGCGCGGTGCCCGGTCCTGGCGGTCAAGCCGCGCGACTGA
- a CDS encoding DsbA family protein — translation MTVDVQIWSDVACPWCYVGKRRFEQAVERFRAEGGDVSVTYRSFELSPETPVDFEGDEVDFLARHKGMQRDQVVAMLDQMTVVAADEGLAYDFAALQHTNTVLAHQLLHLAWSHGQQAAMKERLLAAYFVEGRHVGRVGDLADLAAEVGLDREEVVAALESGAHLDDVRADQQRALELGIRGVPFFVLDDRLGVSGAQDPEVLLGALRQAAEGSA, via the coding sequence ATGACCGTGGACGTGCAGATCTGGTCCGACGTGGCGTGCCCCTGGTGCTACGTCGGGAAGCGCCGCTTCGAGCAGGCCGTCGAGCGCTTCCGCGCCGAGGGCGGCGACGTGTCGGTGACCTACCGCAGCTTCGAGCTCTCCCCCGAGACCCCCGTGGACTTCGAGGGCGACGAGGTCGACTTCCTCGCGCGGCACAAGGGGATGCAGCGGGACCAGGTCGTGGCCATGCTCGACCAGATGACGGTCGTGGCGGCCGACGAGGGTCTCGCCTACGACTTCGCCGCCCTGCAGCACACCAACACGGTCCTGGCGCACCAGCTCCTGCACCTCGCCTGGTCCCACGGGCAGCAGGCGGCCATGAAGGAGCGGCTGCTCGCCGCCTACTTCGTCGAGGGACGCCACGTGGGTCGGGTCGGCGACCTGGCCGACCTGGCGGCGGAGGTCGGCCTGGACCGCGAGGAGGTCGTGGCGGCACTGGAGAGTGGCGCCCACCTCGACGACGTCCGCGCGGACCAGCAGCGTGCCCTCGAGCTCGGCATCCGTGGCGTCCCCTTCTTCGTGCTCGACGACCGGCTCGGCGTCTCCGGCGCCCAGGACCCCGAGGTCCTCCTCGGCGCCCTGCGCCAGGCGGCGGAGGGCTCGGCGTGA
- a CDS encoding acyltransferase has product MAQGRVHSFDRLRVLATVGVVLLHGGAGVIGPRLGEQTAFLSDVNAANVYDSAGRFAVNCFFMISAALLLVPERSFDLVRQTRKVAVPLLTWSLVYVGFAVWASRTGDAELINGSAGEPDPSAPVQIVRDALGGPVAYHLWFVYVLVGLYLLTPLLRPIAARPAAERRPLLVYAVALILGIELLQRFLPLLWSGTPTVYGGFIDVVPTGYVGVFLLGFLLYHHAPRVPAVVPAGVALVGFVWVVLAVWRQQAEPEPSLWGYDNLNLPVLLFSAGVFTFMTRPSTRTRPAPRWIGIFSAVSYRIYLVHALVLHLVRTEGPTGRLYQDSPVIGIPVAVVITLVVSFAIAWLMDRVKPLRSIW; this is encoded by the coding sequence ATGGCTCAGGGACGCGTTCACTCCTTCGACCGACTCCGGGTCCTCGCCACCGTCGGCGTCGTCCTGCTGCACGGCGGAGCGGGCGTCATCGGCCCACGTCTGGGCGAGCAGACCGCGTTCCTCTCCGACGTCAACGCCGCGAACGTGTACGACTCGGCCGGGCGGTTCGCCGTCAACTGCTTCTTCATGATCTCCGCGGCCCTGCTCCTGGTGCCGGAGCGCTCCTTCGACCTGGTGCGCCAGACCCGCAAGGTCGCCGTGCCCCTGCTGACCTGGAGCCTGGTCTACGTCGGCTTCGCGGTGTGGGCCTCGCGAACCGGCGACGCCGAGCTGATCAACGGGTCGGCCGGCGAGCCCGACCCGTCCGCGCCCGTGCAGATCGTGCGCGACGCCCTGGGCGGACCGGTCGCCTACCACCTGTGGTTCGTGTACGTCCTCGTCGGCCTGTACCTGTTGACACCGCTCCTGCGACCGATCGCCGCCCGGCCGGCGGCCGAGCGCCGCCCCCTCCTGGTCTACGCGGTGGCGCTGATCCTCGGCATCGAGCTGCTCCAGCGGTTCCTCCCGCTGCTCTGGTCGGGCACGCCGACCGTGTACGGAGGCTTCATCGACGTCGTCCCCACGGGCTACGTCGGCGTGTTCCTGCTGGGTTTCCTGCTCTACCACCACGCACCCCGCGTCCCTGCCGTCGTGCCCGCGGGGGTGGCGCTCGTGGGATTCGTCTGGGTGGTGCTGGCGGTGTGGCGCCAGCAGGCCGAGCCCGAGCCGTCGCTGTGGGGCTACGACAACCTGAACCTGCCCGTCCTCCTCTTCTCGGCGGGCGTCTTCACCTTCATGACGCGTCCGTCCACGCGGACGAGGCCTGCGCCACGGTGGATCGGGATCTTCTCCGCGGTGAGCTACCGCATCTACCTGGTGCACGCCCTCGTCCTGCACCTGGTGCGCACCGAGGGACCGACGGGCCGTCTGTACCAGGACTCGCCGGTCATCGGCATCCCGGTGGCCGTCGTCATCACGCTCGTGGTGTCGTTCGCGATCGCCTGGCTGATGGACCGGGTCAAGCCGCTGCGATCGATCTGGTGA
- the tyrS gene encoding tyrosine--tRNA ligase yields MGPDPPVRPPRSCSVTTAGGSVLDDLIARGLVAHSTDLEALRAEMDAGPIVYYVGFDPTAPSLHVGNLLQVLTARRLQRAGHRPILLVGGSTGLIGDPKEAGERVMNPRETVAGWVERIREQVSRFVDLDGDRGAILVNNLDWTESLGTIDFLRDVGKHFPVNRMLARDVVSSRLESGISYTEFSYVLLQSLDYLELFRRHGCVLQTGGSDQWGNITAGVELVRRSEGRRVHAVATPLITKADGTKFGKTESGTVWLDRELMSPYAFYQSWIQAEDAKVGEYLRQFTFLDVEEIASLEAEHAERPGLRLAQRRLAAEVTALVHGPDEVAAAELASTALFGRGELADLPEHTLAAALGEAGVVEHDPSDSVTDALLAAGLVESRSAARRAVADGGAYVNNERVTDPEQALGELTTVHGSWLVLRRGKRQIAGVKLRA; encoded by the coding sequence ATGGGCCCGGACCCACCCGTTCGACCTCCCAGGAGCTGTTCCGTGACCACTGCCGGAGGATCCGTCCTCGACGACCTGATCGCCCGCGGCCTCGTCGCGCACTCGACCGACCTCGAGGCGCTGCGAGCCGAGATGGACGCCGGTCCGATCGTCTACTACGTCGGGTTCGACCCCACGGCGCCGAGCCTGCACGTGGGCAACCTCCTTCAGGTCCTCACCGCTCGGCGACTCCAGCGAGCCGGCCACCGGCCGATCCTGCTGGTCGGCGGCTCGACCGGCCTGATCGGGGACCCCAAGGAGGCAGGGGAACGGGTCATGAACCCCCGCGAGACGGTTGCCGGGTGGGTCGAGCGCATCCGTGAGCAGGTGAGCCGGTTCGTCGACCTCGACGGTGATCGCGGCGCGATCCTCGTCAACAACCTCGACTGGACCGAGTCGCTCGGGACGATCGACTTCCTGCGCGACGTCGGCAAGCACTTCCCGGTCAACCGGATGCTCGCCCGCGACGTCGTGAGCAGCCGGCTCGAGAGCGGCATCAGCTACACCGAGTTCAGCTACGTCCTCCTGCAGTCGCTGGACTACCTCGAGCTGTTCCGCCGGCACGGCTGCGTGCTCCAGACCGGAGGCAGCGACCAGTGGGGCAACATCACGGCCGGGGTGGAGCTGGTGCGGCGGTCCGAGGGGCGACGTGTGCACGCCGTGGCCACGCCGCTCATCACGAAGGCCGACGGGACGAAGTTCGGCAAGACCGAGAGCGGCACGGTCTGGCTGGACCGCGAGCTCATGAGCCCCTACGCCTTCTACCAGTCCTGGATCCAGGCCGAGGACGCCAAGGTGGGGGAGTACCTGCGCCAGTTCACGTTCCTGGACGTCGAGGAGATCGCGTCGCTCGAGGCCGAGCACGCCGAGCGACCGGGGCTGCGGCTGGCGCAGCGTCGGCTCGCAGCCGAGGTGACCGCGCTGGTGCACGGCCCCGACGAGGTGGCGGCCGCCGAGCTGGCCTCGACGGCCCTGTTCGGCCGGGGCGAGCTCGCCGACCTTCCCGAGCACACGCTGGCCGCAGCCCTGGGGGAGGCCGGCGTCGTGGAGCACGACCCGTCGGACTCGGTGACGGACGCGCTCCTGGCCGCGGGACTCGTCGAGTCCCGCTCTGCCGCTCGCCGCGCCGTCGCCGACGGCGGCGCCTACGTCAACAACGAGCGCGTCACCGACCCCGAGCAGGCCCTCGGCGAGCTGACCACCGTGCACGGCTCGTGGCTCGTCCTGCGACGCGGAAAGCGCCAGATCGCAGGCGTGAAGCTGCGCGCCTGA
- a CDS encoding tetratricopeptide repeat protein — protein sequence MSAKDLDRYARDQLQNLPAKLADRVARHLVMAGLLVATDPETAYKHALAARARAQRNGLVREACGETAYAAGKFAEALSELRAARRMNGQLLYAPMMADCERAMGRPEKALAYDTPDIRAALDDAGGVELTIVVAGARRDLGQVDAALRLLETESLNSKNRSEWVARLRYAYADTLLAAGRQEEAVEWFHRVVAVDGNKITDAEERLSALS from the coding sequence GTGTCGGCGAAGGACCTGGACCGGTACGCCCGCGACCAGCTGCAGAACCTGCCGGCCAAGCTCGCCGACCGGGTCGCGCGCCACCTCGTGATGGCGGGGCTGCTCGTCGCCACCGACCCGGAGACGGCCTACAAGCACGCGCTTGCGGCTCGGGCCCGAGCGCAGCGCAACGGCCTCGTCCGCGAGGCGTGCGGCGAGACCGCGTACGCCGCCGGCAAGTTCGCCGAGGCGCTGTCGGAGCTGCGCGCTGCGCGTCGCATGAACGGACAGCTGCTCTACGCGCCCATGATGGCTGACTGCGAGCGTGCCATGGGACGACCGGAGAAGGCGCTGGCCTACGACACCCCGGACATCCGGGCCGCGCTGGACGACGCCGGCGGCGTCGAGCTGACCATCGTGGTCGCGGGCGCCCGACGCGACCTGGGTCAGGTCGACGCTGCGCTCCGTCTGCTCGAGACCGAGTCGCTGAACAGCAAGAACCGGTCCGAGTGGGTCGCTCGCCTGCGCTACGCGTACGCGGACACGCTCCTGGCGGCCGGCCGCCAGGAGGAGGCCGTCGAGTGGTTCCACCGGGTCGTGGCGGTCGACGGCAACAAGATCACCGATGCCGAGGAGCGCCTCTCCGCGCTGTCGTGA
- a CDS encoding single-stranded DNA-binding protein: MTEPQHHNHVALTGRVSGTPEARTLPSGDEIVTFRLVVRRTRPRRGTARSAQTVDTIECVAWSSRLRRTCARLPDGAVVSVTGELRRRFQRGSGGAQSWYAVELTTCSRSPAAQ; the protein is encoded by the coding sequence ATGACTGAACCACAGCACCACAACCACGTGGCCCTGACCGGGCGGGTGTCGGGGACCCCGGAGGCACGCACGTTGCCGAGTGGCGACGAGATCGTCACCTTCCGCCTCGTCGTCCGTCGCACGAGGCCGCGGCGCGGCACGGCCCGGTCGGCGCAGACCGTCGACACGATCGAGTGCGTGGCCTGGTCGTCGCGCCTGCGTCGGACCTGCGCGCGGCTGCCGGACGGCGCGGTCGTCTCGGTCACGGGCGAGCTGCGTCGCCGGTTCCAGCGCGGGTCCGGCGGCGCCCAGAGCTGGTACGCCGTCGAGCTGACCACGTGCTCCCGGTCGCCGGCGGCTCAGTAG
- a CDS encoding HAD-IIA family hydrolase, which produces MPLRSTDVPLCDLHDVVMLDLDGVVYVGADAVDGAATALQTAVERGLRPAYLTNNASRPATVVADHLRRIGMPVPDDADVVTSAQAVARLMAADLAPGARVLVVGGPGLRESLESEGLVPVDGPDGEPVAVVQGFHPDIGWSDLAEVAYAVGRGLPWYASNRDLSIPTPRGTAPGNGSLVQAVANATGLEPVVAGKPERPLFDETVRRTGARRPLMVGDRIDTDIDGATALDIPSLAVLTGVSDLQEIAGLDPRRRPTYVATDLRGLVETHEHVAVDGDVARCGRAAARLDGDVIRLTDGDPAETASVRALLGLAWATRDTRGSDADLRLVDGLGG; this is translated from the coding sequence ATGCCGCTCCGGAGCACCGACGTCCCGCTCTGCGACCTGCACGACGTCGTGATGCTCGACCTCGACGGGGTGGTCTACGTGGGGGCCGACGCGGTCGACGGCGCCGCCACGGCCCTGCAGACGGCCGTCGAGCGGGGCCTCCGACCGGCCTACCTGACGAACAACGCGTCCCGGCCGGCCACCGTGGTGGCCGACCACCTGCGACGGATCGGCATGCCGGTCCCGGACGACGCCGACGTGGTCACGTCCGCACAGGCGGTGGCCCGTCTCATGGCCGCCGATCTCGCGCCGGGAGCACGGGTCCTCGTGGTCGGTGGCCCCGGGCTGAGGGAGTCGCTGGAGTCCGAGGGTCTGGTGCCGGTCGACGGTCCCGACGGCGAGCCGGTCGCCGTCGTCCAGGGGTTCCACCCCGACATCGGCTGGTCGGACCTCGCGGAGGTCGCCTACGCCGTCGGCCGCGGCCTGCCGTGGTACGCGAGCAACCGTGACCTCAGCATCCCCACGCCGCGCGGGACCGCGCCGGGCAACGGCTCGCTCGTTCAGGCGGTCGCCAACGCGACCGGCCTCGAGCCGGTCGTCGCCGGCAAGCCCGAGCGGCCCCTGTTCGACGAGACGGTCCGGCGGACGGGGGCACGTCGACCCCTCATGGTCGGCGACCGGATCGACACCGACATCGACGGCGCCACCGCGCTCGACATCCCGTCCCTCGCCGTGCTCACCGGCGTCAGCGACCTCCAGGAGATCGCCGGCCTCGACCCGCGGCGTCGTCCCACCTACGTGGCGACGGACCTGCGGGGTCTCGTGGAGACCCACGAGCACGTGGCCGTCGACGGTGACGTGGCGCGGTGCGGTCGGGCTGCGGCCCGCCTCGACGGCGACGTGATCCGGCTGACCGACGGCGACCCCGCCGAGACCGCGTCGGTCCGCGCCCTCCTCGGACTCGCCTGGGCGACGCGCGACACCCGAGGGAGCGACGCCGACCTCCGACTCGTCGACGGTCTGGGAGGATGA
- a CDS encoding TlyA family RNA methyltransferase: MTRRVRLDSELVRRGLARSRDHAAQLIEDGRVRVGGQRATKPATQVGTDQPVVVKDGDDAGWASRGAHKLLGALAAFEPGGLELAGRRCLDAGASTGGFTDVLLRRGVREVVAVDVGYGQLIWRLRDDPRVQVHDRTNVRALTRDDIDGPVDVVVSDLSFISLTVVMPALTAVCDEKGDIVLMIKPQFEVGRGNLGKNGVVRDPDLHADAVLRVSASAREQGWGTQGLAASPLPGPAGNVEYFCWLRHDPDAAAPARSDVMDVIAAGPLGSRPGDEVDG, from the coding sequence GTGACCCGCCGCGTCCGGCTCGACTCCGAGCTCGTGCGACGCGGCCTGGCCCGCTCCCGGGACCACGCGGCGCAGCTGATCGAGGACGGCCGCGTGCGCGTCGGCGGTCAGCGCGCCACGAAGCCGGCCACCCAGGTGGGCACGGACCAGCCCGTCGTGGTGAAGGACGGCGACGACGCCGGCTGGGCCTCCCGCGGAGCCCACAAGCTCCTGGGTGCCCTGGCTGCCTTCGAGCCCGGAGGACTCGAGCTGGCAGGTCGACGCTGCCTCGACGCCGGTGCCTCGACCGGTGGCTTCACCGACGTCCTGCTGCGACGTGGCGTCCGGGAGGTCGTGGCGGTCGATGTCGGCTACGGCCAGCTGATCTGGAGGCTGCGGGACGACCCACGGGTCCAGGTGCACGACCGCACCAACGTGCGCGCCCTGACCCGCGACGACATCGACGGCCCCGTCGACGTGGTCGTGTCGGACCTGTCGTTCATCTCCCTTACCGTGGTCATGCCCGCGCTGACCGCCGTGTGCGACGAGAAGGGTGACATCGTGCTGATGATCAAGCCGCAGTTCGAGGTCGGACGCGGGAACCTGGGAAAGAACGGCGTCGTCCGCGACCCGGACCTGCACGCCGACGCGGTGCTGCGCGTGAGCGCCTCGGCGCGCGAGCAGGGGTGGGGCACGCAGGGACTCGCCGCGAGCCCGCTGCCCGGTCCGGCCGGCAACGTCGAGTACTTCTGCTGGCTGCGGCACGACCCCGATGCCGCTGCGCCGGCACGCTCCGACGTGATGGACGTGATCGCCGCCGGGCCGCTCGGCTCCCGTCCCGGCGACGAGGTCGACGGATGA
- a CDS encoding NAD kinase, protein MSERRILLIVHTARAEATSLAARLATDLRGAGLAVCVLESDLDELQAAGIGEVGVIPATEGAAAGCELAIVLGGDGTILRATEICRGTLTPVLGVNLGHVGFLAEADVEDLQAVVQGVVERSYRVEERLTVEVEVTVGGEVVATNWALNEATVEKASRERMLELVVEIDDRPVSRWGCDGVVCATPTGSTAYNFSAGGPIVWPEVEALLLVPISAHALFARPLVVSPASTLAIEVVGETTAGVLWCDGRRAADLPQGARVEVRRSGTPARLARLHEAPFADRLVRKFDLPVAGWRGAAEQRGVERRGGGR, encoded by the coding sequence ATGAGCGAGCGCCGCATCCTGCTCATCGTGCACACCGCCCGCGCCGAGGCCACCTCGCTCGCTGCCCGGTTGGCGACCGACCTACGAGGGGCCGGGCTGGCCGTCTGCGTGCTGGAGTCCGACCTCGACGAGCTGCAGGCCGCCGGCATCGGGGAGGTCGGAGTGATCCCGGCCACCGAGGGCGCGGCCGCCGGGTGCGAGCTCGCGATCGTCCTGGGCGGTGACGGCACCATCCTGCGCGCCACCGAGATCTGCCGTGGCACCCTGACGCCCGTCCTGGGCGTGAACCTGGGCCACGTGGGCTTCCTGGCCGAGGCCGACGTCGAGGACCTCCAGGCCGTGGTCCAGGGCGTCGTCGAGCGGTCCTACCGGGTCGAGGAGCGGCTGACGGTGGAGGTCGAGGTCACGGTCGGGGGCGAGGTCGTCGCCACGAACTGGGCCCTCAACGAGGCCACCGTCGAGAAGGCCTCCCGGGAGCGCATGCTCGAGCTGGTCGTGGAGATCGACGACCGACCGGTCTCCCGGTGGGGGTGTGACGGCGTGGTCTGCGCGACCCCGACCGGCTCGACCGCGTACAACTTCAGCGCAGGGGGCCCCATCGTGTGGCCCGAGGTGGAGGCACTGCTGCTCGTGCCGATCAGCGCCCACGCCCTCTTCGCCCGCCCGCTCGTCGTCTCGCCCGCCTCGACCCTGGCGATCGAGGTCGTGGGGGAGACCACCGCGGGGGTGCTGTGGTGCGACGGCCGCCGCGCCGCCGACCTGCCGCAGGGCGCTCGGGTCGAGGTCCGTCGCAGCGGTACGCCGGCGCGCCTCGCCCGGCTGCACGAGGCGCCGTTCGCGGACCGGCTGGTGCGCAAGTTCGACCTCCCGGTCGCGGGCTGGCGCGGCGCCGCCGAGCAGCGCGGGGTCGAGCGACGGGGCGGGGGTCGCTGA
- the recN gene encoding DNA repair protein RecN, translated as MWQHLRLSSLGVIESAELELDSGFTVITGETGAGKTMVVTALGLLRGGRADLGLVRHGERQARVEASVEVAPGSTVGRIVDDAGGAVDDDVVVLGRVLSAQGRSRAFAGGATVPAALLAEITDELVAVHGQSDQHRLLRGPAQRAALDAFAGEPLADLLAEYTPQHARLKAAHARVRELTEHAQERARELDLLRHGLAEIEAVEPLEGEDDQLVAEEGRLAHAEALARAALAAHEGLAGDHGTAARDVVAVATAALQDVAGHDPTLDDLTTRLREVGILLDEVSADLSAYADGVEVDPARLAAVQERRAAIVSLQRKYGPGVADVLAWQQKAATSVEDLDHDDQAIAELEDEIARLTPQVHDLARRMSEVRCEAGERLGALVCEELAQLAMPSARLEVAVRVADDAVLSAHGLDEVELLFAANNGAAPRPLAKGASGGELSRLMLALEVVLADRTTVPTLVFDEVDAGIGGRAAVEVGRRLARLSRGPQVLAVTHLPQVAAFAHHHFHVTKDDDGNVTSSSVVRLDGQARVDELARMLAGQDDSEAAQAHARELLDLARQQ; from the coding sequence ATGTGGCAGCACCTGCGGCTCAGCTCCCTCGGCGTCATCGAGTCCGCCGAGCTCGAGCTCGACTCCGGCTTCACCGTCATCACCGGTGAGACCGGTGCCGGAAAGACGATGGTCGTCACGGCACTCGGCCTGCTGCGTGGTGGTCGCGCCGACCTCGGGCTCGTGCGTCACGGAGAGCGTCAGGCGCGTGTCGAGGCGAGCGTGGAGGTCGCGCCCGGCTCCACGGTGGGTCGGATCGTCGACGACGCCGGGGGAGCGGTCGACGACGACGTGGTCGTCCTGGGTCGCGTGCTGTCGGCGCAGGGACGGTCGCGGGCCTTCGCCGGCGGAGCGACCGTGCCCGCAGCCCTGCTGGCGGAGATCACCGACGAGCTGGTCGCGGTGCACGGGCAGTCGGACCAGCACCGCCTGCTGCGCGGACCGGCCCAGCGCGCGGCTCTGGACGCCTTCGCCGGTGAGCCGCTCGCGGACCTGCTCGCGGAGTACACCCCGCAGCACGCCCGGCTGAAGGCGGCGCACGCTCGGGTGCGCGAGCTCACGGAGCACGCCCAGGAGCGTGCCCGCGAGCTCGACCTCCTGCGCCACGGGCTCGCCGAGATCGAGGCGGTCGAGCCGCTCGAGGGCGAGGACGACCAGCTCGTCGCCGAGGAGGGGCGCCTCGCCCACGCCGAGGCACTCGCCCGGGCCGCCCTCGCGGCGCACGAAGGCCTGGCGGGCGACCACGGGACGGCCGCGCGCGACGTCGTGGCCGTCGCCACCGCGGCCCTCCAGGACGTCGCCGGCCACGACCCGACGCTCGACGACCTCACGACGCGGCTGCGCGAGGTCGGGATCCTGCTCGACGAGGTGTCCGCCGACCTGAGTGCGTACGCCGACGGGGTGGAGGTCGACCCGGCACGGCTCGCGGCCGTCCAGGAGCGCCGGGCGGCGATCGTCTCGTTGCAGCGCAAGTACGGGCCCGGCGTCGCCGACGTGCTCGCGTGGCAGCAGAAGGCCGCCACGAGCGTGGAGGACCTGGACCACGACGACCAGGCCATCGCCGAGCTCGAGGACGAGATCGCACGACTGACCCCGCAGGTCCACGACCTCGCGCGGCGGATGAGCGAGGTCCGGTGCGAGGCGGGGGAGCGGCTGGGCGCCCTGGTGTGCGAGGAGCTCGCCCAGCTCGCCATGCCGTCGGCCCGACTCGAGGTGGCGGTCCGCGTGGCCGACGACGCCGTCCTGTCCGCGCACGGCCTCGACGAGGTCGAGCTGCTGTTCGCCGCCAACAACGGTGCCGCGCCGCGGCCGCTGGCCAAGGGAGCCAGTGGCGGTGAGCTGTCGCGACTCATGCTGGCGCTCGAGGTGGTGCTCGCCGACCGGACCACGGTCCCCACGCTCGTCTTCGACGAGGTCGACGCGGGCATCGGCGGTCGCGCCGCGGTCGAGGTGGGCCGCCGGCTGGCCCGTCTCTCGCGCGGCCCCCAGGTGCTCGCGGTCACCCACCTGCCCCAGGTGGCGGCCTTCGCCCACCACCACTTCCACGTGACCAAGGACGACGACGGCAACGTCACGTCCAGCAGCGTGGTGCGTCTGGACGGCCAGGCGCGCGTCGACGAGCTCGCCCGCATGCTGGCCGGCCAGGACGACTCCGAGGCCGCCCAGGCCCACGCACGCGAGCTGCTGGACCTGGCGCGGCAGCAGTAG
- the steA gene encoding putative cytokinetic ring protein SteA, with translation MSRRTRPSEGAADDTTDDIVGVVRFARTGDASSKALRDGDIAVVDLPDLDRGQAEALVARNVRAVLNAAESSTGRFPNLGPQVLADAGVTLIDHVGAGIWSRLRSGDTVRIADGKVFKDEVLVAQGHMVDDATRSQRLGVAERDLATRLGSLTANASDHLERERELLLEGARIPRLPTRLRGRPVVVVSRTYGWQDDLKRIRRWIRDSGAVVVGVTAGADALIDAKITPDVVIGHLDDLSDRALRSGADVVVVTSSGRSEGHERFERAGVDVATFTASGAPSDLAILLADSNDAPVIVEVGAPRGLVEFLERGTAEVASSFVTRLRAASTLVDARAVAHFTRRTMPAWPVLLVLVAGVLAVVAAIGVTPTGRDWYDALGDSLGDLRTWLEGLL, from the coding sequence ATGTCTCGACGAACCCGCCCCTCCGAAGGTGCAGCCGACGACACGACCGACGACATCGTCGGCGTCGTGCGCTTCGCCCGCACCGGTGACGCCTCCTCCAAGGCGCTGCGCGACGGCGACATCGCCGTCGTCGACCTGCCCGACCTCGACCGCGGCCAGGCCGAGGCCCTCGTGGCCCGCAACGTCCGCGCGGTCCTCAACGCGGCGGAGTCCTCGACGGGCCGCTTCCCGAACCTCGGCCCCCAGGTCCTGGCCGACGCCGGCGTCACCCTCATCGACCACGTGGGCGCCGGCATCTGGTCGCGTCTGCGCAGCGGCGACACGGTGCGGATCGCGGACGGCAAGGTCTTCAAGGACGAGGTCCTCGTCGCGCAGGGCCACATGGTCGACGACGCGACCCGCTCCCAGCGGCTCGGCGTCGCCGAGCGCGACCTCGCCACCCGCCTGGGGTCCCTCACCGCCAACGCCTCGGACCACCTCGAGCGCGAGCGCGAGCTGCTGCTCGAGGGTGCGCGCATCCCGCGACTCCCGACCCGCCTGCGCGGTCGGCCGGTCGTGGTGGTCTCGCGCACGTACGGATGGCAGGACGACCTCAAGCGGATCCGACGCTGGATCAGGGACTCCGGCGCCGTCGTCGTCGGCGTGACGGCGGGAGCCGACGCGTTGATCGACGCCAAGATCACGCCCGACGTCGTCATCGGCCACCTCGACGACCTCTCCGACCGGGCCCTGCGCAGCGGGGCCGACGTCGTGGTCGTGACGTCCTCGGGACGCAGCGAGGGGCACGAGCGGTTCGAGCGAGCCGGTGTCGACGTCGCGACGTTCACCGCCTCCGGTGCGCCGAGCGACCTCGCGATCCTGCTGGCCGACTCCAACGACGCACCCGTCATCGTCGAGGTCGGCGCACCCCGCGGGCTGGTGGAGTTCCTCGAGCGGGGCACCGCCGAGGTCGCCAGCTCGTTCGTCACCCGGCTGCGCGCGGCGAGCACGCTCGTCGACGCGCGTGCCGTGGCCCACTTCACCCGACGCACCATGCCCGCCTGGCCCGTGCTGCTCGTCCTGGTCGCGGGGGTGCTGGCCGTCGTCGCGGCGATCGGCGTCACCCCGACCGGTCGCGACTGGTACGACGCGCTGGGCGACAGCCTGGGCGATCTCCGAACCTGGCTCGAAGGACTGCTGTAG